The Xenopus tropicalis strain Nigerian chromosome 2, UCB_Xtro_10.0, whole genome shotgun sequence genome window below encodes:
- the rabl3 gene encoding rab-like protein 3 — protein MASLDRVKVLVLGDSGVGKSSLVHLLCQNQVLGNPSWTVGCSVDVRLHEYREGTPEEKTYYIELWDVGGSVGSASSVKSTRAVFYNAVNGIILVHDLTNKKSSQNLYRWSLEALNRDLQPTGVLVTNGDYDREQFADNQIPLLVIGTKLDQIPEAKRSEVLTRTAFLAEDFNAEEINLDCTNTRCLAAGSSNAVKLSRFFDKVIEKRYSREGNLIPGFSDRKRFAGGNFKSLHYD, from the exons ATGGCTTCTCTGGACAGAGTGAAGGTTCTGGTTCTGGGGGATTCAG GAGTCGGAAAGTCTTCCCTGGTGCATCTGCTGTGTCAGAATCAGGTTTTGGGGAACCCCTCGTGGACAGTTGGCTGCTCAGTGGATGTGCGG CTCCATGAGTACAGGGAAGGCACGCCGGAGGAGAAGACTTATTACATTGAGCTGTGGGACGTGGGGGGGTCTGTTGGCAGCGCCAGCAGTGTGAAGAGCACCAGGGCCGTGTTTTATAATGCAGTAAATG GGATCATCCTCGTTCATGACTTGACAAACAAGAAGTCATCTCAGAACCTTTATCGCTGGTCGTTAGAAGCCCTGAACCGAGACCTGCAGCCAACGGGGGTGCTAGTCACTAATGG GGACTACGACCGAGAGCAGTTTGCTGATAATCAGATCCCATTGTTGGTCATCGGAACCAAACTGGACCAGATCCCAGAGGCGAAACGCAGTGAGGTCTTGACGCGAACCGCGTTTCTAGCGGAGGATTTTAATGCTGAAGAGATTAATCTC GACTGTACCAACACGCGCTGCCTGGCTGCTGGCTCTTCCAACGCCGTCAAACTCAGCAGGTTCTTTGACAAG GTTATTGAGAAGAGATACTCACGGGAAGGAAATCTG ATCCCTGGTTTCTCCGATCGCAAGCGCTTTGCGGGGGGCAACTTTAAGAGTCTGCACTATGACTAA